A region of uncultured Draconibacterium sp. DNA encodes the following proteins:
- a CDS encoding OsmC family protein: MTTIKTIYLGELRTENEHLQSGNRVITDAPTDNRGKGEYFSPTDLLATALGSCIMTIMGIKARDNGIDIEGTQVDVTKIMASDPRRVAEVIVEFTFPAKNYTDEEKQLVESVAGVSPVPLSLHPDLGQTIKFNW, translated from the coding sequence ATGACAACGATAAAAACCATTTACCTGGGCGAATTACGCACCGAAAATGAGCACCTGCAATCGGGAAATAGAGTAATAACCGATGCGCCGACCGACAACCGTGGAAAAGGAGAGTATTTCTCACCAACCGATCTGTTGGCAACAGCTTTGGGAAGTTGCATAATGACGATAATGGGAATAAAAGCCCGCGATAACGGGATTGATATTGAAGGAACTCAGGTTGATGTAACAAAAATAATGGCTTCCGATCCGCGACGTGTGGCAGAAGTAATTGTGGAATTTACCTTTCCTGCAAAAAATTACACCGACGAAGAAAAACAGCTGGTTGAAAGTGTTGCCGGCGTTAGTCCGGTGCCTTTGAGTTTACACCCTGATCTTGGTCAAACTATTAAATTTAACTGGTAG
- a CDS encoding ROK family protein, whose protein sequence is MKKVAIGVDIGGTNTAIGVVDAEGHVMVKDNISTPAHGDIDQYISDLAAAIKELIKSVKLLNENLEVFGIGIGAPNGNYYSGTIEYAPNLSFKGVVRLVELLRSHFPDMEALALTNDANAAAIGEMIYGGAKDMQNFVMFTLGTGVGSGIVVNGDLVYGHDGFAGECGHTTLIPGGRLCGCTALGHLEAYCSAPGMKRTAFEIMVQKNATDSLLADKSFNELDSKMIYEAAEKGDKVALEVFEKTGAWLGQGLADTIHHLSPQAVFLFGGPTAAGDYIFEPTKKHMEKHLLPIFKDKIKILPSELKPGDAAIVGASALAWKELEK, encoded by the coding sequence ATGAAGAAAGTAGCAATTGGAGTTGATATTGGCGGAACAAATACTGCCATTGGCGTAGTTGACGCAGAAGGACATGTGATGGTAAAAGACAATATTTCTACACCAGCGCATGGCGATATCGACCAATACATCTCAGATTTGGCAGCTGCCATAAAAGAACTGATTAAATCGGTTAAGTTATTGAATGAGAATTTAGAAGTTTTTGGAATAGGAATCGGCGCTCCAAATGGTAATTACTACAGTGGAACAATTGAATATGCTCCAAACCTGTCGTTTAAAGGAGTGGTTCGTTTGGTAGAACTACTTCGCTCACACTTCCCTGATATGGAAGCACTTGCACTAACAAACGACGCAAATGCAGCAGCCATTGGCGAAATGATTTACGGTGGTGCCAAAGACATGCAAAACTTTGTAATGTTCACGTTGGGAACCGGTGTTGGTAGTGGTATTGTTGTAAATGGCGACCTGGTTTACGGACACGATGGTTTTGCCGGCGAGTGCGGTCACACTACACTAATTCCCGGTGGACGTTTGTGCGGATGTACTGCGCTGGGCCACCTAGAGGCATATTGCTCGGCACCCGGAATGAAACGTACTGCTTTTGAAATTATGGTTCAGAAAAATGCCACTGATAGTTTACTGGCCGACAAATCGTTTAATGAGCTCGACTCGAAAATGATTTACGAAGCTGCTGAAAAAGGCGATAAAGTTGCATTAGAAGTTTTTGAGAAAACCGGTGCGTGGCTCGGACAAGGTTTGGCGGACACCATTCACCACCTGAGCCCTCAGGCAGTATTCCTGTTTGGAGGACCAACCGCTGCCGGCGATTACATTTTTGAGCCAACAAAAAAACACATGGAAAAACACTTACTCCCTATCTTTAAAGATAAGATCAAGATTCTTCCATCGGAATTGAAGCCCGGCGACGCTGCTATTGTTGGAGCAAGTGCACTTGCCTGGAAAGAGCTGGAAAAATAA
- the gldN gene encoding gliding motility protein GldN: MKKIVVFIGIVVFALGITHKSADAQIVNGAYKQNDIYEKKPMPLVPVREADVFWQKTLWRVIDLREKMNIPLYYPTIPIADRTNLISLLLKGIESGQITPYDAQADDDFKIPMSYAQVKARFGAEARTEEKIDFDTGERTQVQVQGEIRPTEIKQYMVKEQWYFDKQTSTLNVRILGICPIREYMREGDTSGLPQRQKVFWIYYPEARPLLATNLVQNPYNEARQQSFDDLFIKRMFNSYIVQESNIYNNREISSYLVGKDAMLESKRIEDEIFDYEQDLWEY; encoded by the coding sequence ATGAAGAAGATAGTTGTTTTTATAGGAATAGTTGTTTTTGCGTTAGGCATTACGCATAAAAGTGCTGATGCCCAAATTGTAAATGGAGCCTATAAACAAAACGATATTTACGAGAAAAAACCAATGCCGTTGGTTCCGGTTCGCGAGGCAGATGTATTCTGGCAGAAAACGCTGTGGCGCGTTATCGACTTGCGCGAAAAAATGAACATTCCGCTGTATTATCCAACAATACCCATTGCCGATCGTACCAACCTGATCTCTTTGCTGCTTAAGGGAATTGAAAGTGGGCAGATTACTCCGTATGATGCACAGGCCGATGATGACTTTAAAATTCCGATGAGTTATGCACAGGTAAAAGCAAGATTTGGAGCAGAAGCCCGGACTGAGGAGAAAATTGACTTTGATACTGGTGAACGGACACAAGTTCAGGTTCAGGGTGAAATTCGTCCAACCGAGATCAAACAGTACATGGTTAAAGAACAGTGGTATTTCGATAAACAAACATCTACCTTAAATGTGCGTATTCTTGGTATTTGCCCGATTCGCGAATACATGCGCGAAGGCGATACCTCAGGACTACCACAGCGGCAAAAAGTATTCTGGATTTATTATCCTGAAGCACGTCCGTTGCTGGCTACCAATTTGGTTCAGAATCCTTATAACGAAGCACGTCAGCAATCTTTCGACGACTTGTTCATCAAACGTATGTTCAACAGTTATATCGTGCAGGAGTCGAATATTTACAACAATCGCGAAATCAGCTCATATCTGGTGGGTAAAGATGCGATGTTGGAATCAAAACGAATTGAAGACGAGATCTTTGATTACGAACAAGATCTTTGGGAATATTAA
- the yidD gene encoding membrane protein insertion efficiency factor YidD, with protein MKAIGKAILKFLGWILLIPIYIYKYGISPLTPASCRHIPTCSEYAVKAIKIHGPFKGFLLTVRRLSKCHPWGTHGYDPVPPKE; from the coding sequence ATGAAAGCAATTGGAAAGGCAATCTTGAAATTTTTAGGGTGGATACTTTTAATTCCGATTTATATTTACAAATACGGAATTTCGCCACTTACTCCTGCATCGTGCCGGCATATTCCCACGTGTTCGGAGTATGCTGTAAAGGCGATAAAGATTCACGGTCCGTTTAAAGGATTTTTGCTGACAGTCAGGCGCCTTTCAAAATGTCACCCGTGGGGAACGCATGGTTACGACCCCGTTCCGCCAAAAGAATAA
- a CDS encoding zinc ABC transporter substrate-binding protein gives MKRIILLLVVATLFASCGNQKKADKSAAADVVTVSILPQKTFVEKIAGDDFEVNLLIPPGSSPAAYTLLPSQLKDITRSAIWFRIGYIGFEHSWADKIEQANTKMKVVNISEGLDLIADKMEQHGDHVHIDGVDPHVWLSPVMVKQMAKVILDELSALKPEKAGDYKANYMRFVKECDQLNIDLKNQLKDFAGRKFIVFHPSLSYYAREYGLEQYSLETGGKEPTPQHLREVVDIAKSEGIKVIYIQSEFDREHARVFADEIGGEIIQVWPLSPEWEENLRTMTQILIDNF, from the coding sequence ATGAAGAGAATAATCCTTTTATTGGTTGTGGCTACTTTGTTTGCATCGTGCGGGAACCAAAAGAAAGCAGATAAAAGTGCCGCGGCCGACGTTGTAACCGTGAGTATTTTACCACAAAAAACGTTTGTAGAAAAAATTGCGGGCGACGATTTTGAAGTAAACCTGCTAATCCCGCCCGGATCGAGCCCGGCAGCCTATACACTTTTACCCTCGCAGTTAAAAGATATTACACGTTCGGCCATTTGGTTCCGTATTGGTTACATTGGTTTCGAACACTCGTGGGCGGATAAAATTGAGCAGGCCAATACCAAAATGAAGGTGGTTAACATTTCGGAAGGACTGGATTTGATTGCCGACAAAATGGAACAACACGGCGACCATGTACATATCGATGGTGTTGACCCGCATGTGTGGCTTTCGCCGGTTATGGTAAAACAAATGGCAAAGGTAATTCTCGACGAACTTTCGGCGCTAAAACCCGAAAAAGCAGGCGACTACAAGGCCAATTACATGCGTTTTGTAAAAGAATGCGATCAGTTGAATATCGATCTTAAAAATCAACTAAAAGATTTCGCCGGGCGAAAGTTTATCGTTTTTCACCCGAGTCTTTCGTATTATGCCCGCGAATATGGTTTGGAACAGTACTCGCTTGAAACCGGTGGAAAAGAGCCAACGCCACAACATTTGCGCGAGGTGGTTGACATTGCAAAGTCAGAAGGCATAAAAGTTATTTATATTCAAAGTGAATTCGACCGGGAACATGCTCGTGTTTTTGCCGATGAAATTGGAGGTGAAATCATTCAGGTGTGGCCGCTTAGTCCGGAGTGGGAAGAAAACTTAAGAACAATGACCCAAATTCTGATTGATAATTTTTAA
- a CDS encoding SUMF1/EgtB/PvdO family nonheme iron enzyme, with protein sequence MRKTITYLFILTLFLASCRNESNKYLKLGKGTSEKWFEPTPYGMVYVPRGAYNLGPNDDQLYAVTQSRTVSTEAFWIDDTEITNDEYRQFVYWVRDKKARELLGQTYTDFLITEDKYGAPLEEPKINWEERIEWDDPEYQMAMDELYLPEYERFNYKKEIDTRKLVYEYYWVDYKQAAKRSNAYNYETQRYEGSVVNSDGEVVPIQNRSSFLMHESVPVYPDTLCWIRDFAYTYNEPFTIKYFSHVGFDNYPVVGVTWNQARAFCNWRNQLQDFAFTRSDEAPAHEYRLPTESEWEIAARGGMHNTMYPWGSYYTRSVSGCFVANFKPLRGNYVADSPTTTTAMKVGQFDPNPYGVYDMAGNVAEWTSTAFFEAGYDAIDDYNPEIQYNARPDDPPVMKRKVVRGGSWKDIAYYIQSGTRTFEYQDTAKSYVGFRCVRTSFRDDLGGRRSIQE encoded by the coding sequence ATGAGAAAAACCATAACATACTTGTTCATACTGACGCTTTTTCTTGCCTCGTGCAGAAACGAAAGCAACAAGTACCTTAAATTGGGTAAAGGAACAAGTGAAAAATGGTTTGAGCCAACACCTTACGGGATGGTTTATGTGCCAAGAGGTGCGTACAACCTCGGGCCAAACGATGATCAGCTATATGCCGTAACACAAAGCCGAACAGTATCAACAGAAGCGTTTTGGATTGACGATACCGAAATTACAAATGATGAATACAGGCAGTTTGTATATTGGGTACGCGATAAAAAAGCACGCGAACTCCTTGGGCAAACCTACACCGATTTCCTGATAACAGAAGATAAATACGGTGCCCCTTTGGAAGAGCCAAAAATAAACTGGGAAGAACGAATTGAATGGGACGACCCGGAGTATCAAATGGCCATGGATGAATTGTATCTCCCGGAATACGAACGTTTTAATTACAAGAAGGAAATTGATACCCGTAAACTGGTGTACGAATATTATTGGGTAGACTATAAACAAGCCGCAAAACGCAGCAATGCCTATAATTACGAAACGCAACGTTATGAAGGTTCTGTTGTAAATTCAGATGGTGAGGTGGTTCCTATTCAAAACCGCAGTTCTTTTTTGATGCACGAATCGGTACCTGTTTATCCCGACACGCTGTGTTGGATAAGGGATTTTGCCTATACTTACAATGAGCCTTTTACAATCAAATATTTTTCACACGTTGGATTCGATAACTATCCGGTTGTTGGAGTAACGTGGAATCAGGCGAGGGCATTTTGTAACTGGCGTAATCAATTGCAAGATTTTGCCTTTACTCGTTCTGATGAAGCGCCGGCACATGAATACCGCCTGCCAACTGAAAGCGAGTGGGAGATTGCAGCACGTGGTGGCATGCATAACACCATGTACCCGTGGGGAAGTTATTATACCCGAAGTGTAAGCGGGTGTTTTGTAGCCAATTTTAAGCCCTTGCGCGGAAATTATGTTGCCGATAGTCCAACTACCACAACAGCCATGAAAGTGGGCCAATTCGATCCTAATCCTTACGGGGTTTACGATATGGCCGGTAATGTGGCCGAATGGACCTCTACAGCTTTTTTTGAAGCGGGCTATGATGCTATCGATGATTATAATCCGGAAATTCAGTACAATGCACGCCCCGATGATCCGCCGGTAATGAAACGTAAAGTTGTTCGTGGAGGATCGTGGAAAGACATCGCATATTACATACAGTCGGGAACGCGAACGTTTGAGTACCAGGACACTGCAAAATCATATGTCGGATTCCGATGCGTACGAACTTCTTTCCGCGATGATTTGGGTGGCCGCCGCAGTATTCAGGAATAA
- the nikR gene encoding nickel-responsive transcriptional regulator NikR, translated as MAVSRFGVSLDEELLEALDKYVEDNAFANRSRAIRHLIEKNLVEEKWKCDNIVAGAVIIVFNHEKKDILKKSAEIQYEHKEFILSSQGFYLNELNYMEIIAVKGPSRKLTEISEQLISLKGIQHGKLVMSKAE; from the coding sequence ATGGCCGTTTCCAGGTTTGGCGTTTCGTTAGATGAAGAACTCCTTGAAGCTCTCGACAAGTATGTTGAAGACAATGCTTTTGCCAACCGTTCGCGTGCTATCCGTCACCTTATCGAGAAGAACCTGGTGGAGGAAAAGTGGAAATGCGATAACATTGTGGCCGGAGCCGTTATCATCGTTTTCAACCACGAGAAAAAAGATATATTAAAGAAGTCGGCAGAGATTCAATACGAACACAAGGAGTTTATTCTTTCGTCGCAGGGCTTTTATTTAAACGAATTGAATTACATGGAAATTATTGCTGTTAAAGGTCCCTCGCGAAAACTAACAGAAATCTCAGAGCAGCTCATCAGCTTGAAAGGAATCCAGCACGGAAAATTGGTGATGAGCAAAGCCGAATAA
- a CDS encoding TonB-dependent receptor, which produces MRIFIFTFFIILIAQGIASAQMHFETNDTIKINEVVVTGTQVQVNRNNVPMAVSVVNRAQIEESDESALLPILNGRVPGLFVTERGVTGFGVAAGSAGQISIRGIGGSPTTGVLMLIDGHPQFMGIMGHPLPDSYVASDVERVEVIRGPASILYGSNAMGGVINIITKKQDTEGFNGNARISYGSYNTQKYMGSLGFKKNKFSVFISGNHDQTDGHRPNSDFKITNGYLKLGYQISDHFDALADLSVAAFDASDPGPDTLNASPGETIDILRGYGSFSLRNNFEKASGALKLFYNFGEHEITDGFHSNDHNYGLNLYETFQLFEGNNLTAGIDLMNYGGVAENTFAMGGKGLTFADTTITEMGTYLFSQQNIGEKLTINAGLRYHHHSQFGSVWIPSVGFANSFSSSTTWKGTISKGFRSPTMRELFMWGPNPNLDPESIWNYETGIMQAFFDGTMRAELTAFVVKGDNLIVNTGQPNGYQNTGEVSNKGIEFSLDVTPTKQLALNATYSYTNMKNPVYATPEHHLFINASYRIKKLLLVANVQHVSGLDNDPTPVTNLESYSLLNAKASYNLTRNVKLYVSGENLLSANYAVNRFYTMPEITVFGGLSLMF; this is translated from the coding sequence ATGCGAATATTTATCTTCACCTTTTTCATCATTCTCATAGCTCAGGGAATTGCCAGTGCACAAATGCACTTTGAAACCAACGACACCATTAAAATTAACGAAGTGGTGGTTACCGGAACACAGGTTCAGGTAAACCGCAACAATGTTCCGATGGCCGTTTCGGTTGTTAACCGCGCTCAAATTGAGGAAAGCGACGAGTCGGCACTACTGCCCATTTTAAATGGCCGGGTGCCGGGTTTATTTGTAACCGAACGTGGTGTAACCGGTTTTGGCGTCGCAGCCGGATCGGCAGGCCAGATTTCAATTCGCGGAATTGGCGGCAGTCCAACTACCGGCGTTTTAATGCTTATCGACGGTCACCCCCAGTTCATGGGAATTATGGGGCATCCACTGCCCGATTCGTACGTAGCTTCAGATGTTGAGCGCGTGGAGGTAATTCGTGGACCTGCATCGATTCTTTACGGATCGAATGCTATGGGAGGGGTAATCAACATTATCACAAAAAAACAGGATACGGAAGGTTTTAATGGCAACGCCCGCATTTCATACGGATCGTATAATACGCAAAAATATATGGGTTCGCTTGGATTTAAAAAGAATAAGTTCAGCGTATTTATTTCAGGAAATCACGATCAGACCGATGGCCACCGCCCTAATTCTGATTTTAAAATAACCAACGGATACCTGAAACTGGGTTACCAGATCAGCGACCATTTTGATGCGTTAGCCGATTTAAGTGTGGCTGCTTTTGATGCTTCTGATCCGGGACCTGATACACTAAATGCATCACCCGGAGAAACAATCGATATTTTGCGCGGTTACGGATCGTTCTCGCTGCGCAATAACTTTGAAAAAGCTTCGGGCGCACTGAAGCTTTTTTATAATTTTGGTGAGCACGAAATTACCGATGGGTTCCATTCCAACGACCACAATTACGGATTAAACCTGTACGAAACCTTTCAGCTTTTTGAGGGAAACAACCTTACCGCCGGAATCGATTTGATGAATTACGGAGGAGTAGCTGAAAACACCTTTGCCATGGGCGGCAAGGGTCTGACTTTTGCCGATACCACGATTACAGAAATGGGCACCTACTTATTCTCGCAACAAAATATTGGAGAGAAACTGACCATCAATGCGGGTCTTCGTTACCATCATCACAGTCAGTTTGGTTCGGTTTGGATTCCTTCAGTAGGTTTTGCAAATTCATTCTCGTCCTCTACCACCTGGAAGGGAACCATTTCAAAAGGCTTTAGAAGCCCTACAATGCGCGAACTGTTTATGTGGGGGCCCAATCCAAATCTCGACCCGGAATCCATCTGGAATTACGAAACAGGCATTATGCAGGCTTTTTTCGATGGTACGATGCGGGCTGAACTTACCGCCTTTGTAGTGAAAGGCGATAACCTGATAGTAAACACCGGCCAACCAAACGGTTATCAAAATACCGGGGAGGTTTCGAATAAGGGAATTGAGTTTTCGCTGGATGTAACACCAACAAAACAACTAGCGCTTAATGCTACATACAGTTATACGAACATGAAAAATCCGGTTTACGCCACGCCGGAACATCACCTTTTTATCAATGCATCTTACCGCATAAAGAAACTGTTGTTGGTGGCCAACGTACAGCATGTATCGGGACTGGATAATGACCCAACGCCAGTTACCAACCTGGAAAGCTATTCTTTATTAAATGCCAAGGCCAGCTACAACCTTACAAGAAATGTAAAACTTTATGTTAGTGGAGAAAATCTGCTAAGCGCCAACTACGCGGTTAACCGCTTTTATACCATGCCTGAAATTACCGTATTTGGCGGATTGAGTTTGATGTTCTAA
- a CDS encoding M1 family aminopeptidase: MIRFVHILLFFCLVLNVIAQENELFISDKIALEESRNFQLKSTFIESQNNSLTDFIYQRMEWQVDPAVHYISGKVTTHFKSKTELLNTIEFDLSDSLTVDSVVIGNNSAPFTHQNNKIEINLPEPLSLNQLDSASVFYHGVPPATGLGSFETTFHGSEFTPVLWTLSEPYGALEWWPCKQSLADKIDSIDVIVTTPEKYKTASNGILVSEQLNDTTRTMHWKHRFPIATYLVAIAVTNYERYSDYLKTENGDSIEILNYVYPENLEDAKGKTPVTAEIIQLYQNLVGDYPFAAEKYGHAQFGWGGGMEHQTMSFMGNFGYGLIAHELAHQWFGDYITLGSWQDIWLNEGFATYLTGLSYENIETDWWPVWKQVYSDQVKEEPDGSVYVTDTTSVARIFSSRLSYAKGGYLLHMLRWVIGDDAFFQGLKNYFNDPAVSNGFARSEDVINHFEQVADTSLTEFFNDWLYGEGYPVYSASFKSGDEGKTLITLSQTTSHESVDFFEMPVPVRLYNTNRTDSLDVRLNHTNNQQQFIVSTDFHVAELVIDPDLWLISETQEVVGVPSDLNTQTIEIFPNPATTEISLRIPSSEQITGIRIFDLNGAEVIHLTVQPERINISGLVPGVYLLKAELADETFQGRFIKR; the protein is encoded by the coding sequence ATGATACGATTCGTCCATATCCTTCTTTTTTTCTGTCTCGTCCTAAATGTTATTGCCCAGGAGAATGAACTTTTCATTTCAGACAAAATAGCACTGGAAGAAAGCCGGAATTTTCAGCTGAAATCCACTTTTATTGAAAGCCAAAACAATAGCCTTACCGACTTTATTTATCAGCGAATGGAATGGCAGGTCGATCCGGCAGTCCATTACATTTCCGGAAAAGTTACCACCCATTTTAAAAGCAAAACCGAATTGCTGAATACGATTGAGTTTGATCTTTCCGATTCATTAACGGTTGACTCTGTTGTTATCGGAAACAATAGTGCCCCCTTCACCCATCAGAACAATAAAATCGAAATTAATCTGCCGGAACCACTTTCCCTCAATCAGCTTGATTCTGCATCGGTTTTTTACCACGGAGTTCCTCCTGCAACAGGTCTCGGTTCGTTTGAAACTACCTTTCATGGCAGCGAATTTACACCGGTTTTATGGACGCTGTCGGAACCATACGGTGCTTTGGAATGGTGGCCCTGCAAGCAGTCGCTGGCCGATAAAATCGACTCGATTGATGTGATTGTTACTACACCGGAAAAGTATAAAACAGCAAGTAACGGGATATTGGTTTCTGAACAATTGAACGACACTACCAGAACCATGCACTGGAAACATCGTTTCCCGATTGCCACGTACCTGGTTGCTATTGCCGTAACCAATTATGAGCGCTATTCTGATTACCTGAAAACGGAAAATGGCGACTCCATTGAAATCCTGAATTACGTTTATCCAGAGAATCTTGAAGATGCAAAAGGCAAAACTCCGGTAACGGCCGAGATTATACAATTGTACCAAAATCTTGTTGGCGATTATCCTTTTGCGGCGGAAAAATATGGCCATGCGCAATTTGGCTGGGGCGGTGGAATGGAGCATCAAACCATGAGTTTTATGGGGAATTTTGGCTATGGGCTAATTGCCCACGAGCTGGCCCACCAGTGGTTTGGCGATTATATAACACTGGGTTCGTGGCAGGATATCTGGCTGAACGAAGGTTTTGCCACGTACTTAACCGGCCTTTCCTACGAGAACATTGAAACCGATTGGTGGCCGGTGTGGAAACAAGTGTATTCCGACCAGGTGAAAGAAGAACCCGATGGCTCTGTTTATGTTACTGATACCACATCAGTTGCCCGCATTTTTAGCAGCCGCTTATCGTATGCAAAAGGCGGCTATTTATTGCACATGCTGCGATGGGTGATTGGTGATGATGCCTTTTTTCAGGGCCTTAAAAATTATTTCAACGATCCGGCAGTTTCCAATGGTTTTGCCCGCTCGGAAGATGTGATAAACCATTTTGAACAGGTAGCCGATACCAGCCTTACCGAGTTCTTTAACGACTGGCTCTACGGCGAAGGTTATCCGGTTTATTCTGCCAGTTTTAAATCGGGTGACGAAGGAAAAACTTTGATAACACTGAGTCAAACCACCAGTCACGAATCAGTTGATTTTTTCGAAATGCCGGTGCCTGTACGTTTATACAATACCAACCGAACGGATTCGCTGGATGTGAGACTGAATCATACTAACAATCAGCAACAATTTATCGTCAGTACCGATTTCCATGTTGCCGAACTGGTAATCGATCCGGATCTCTGGCTTATTTCTGAAACGCAGGAGGTTGTTGGGGTACCAAGCGACCTTAATACTCAAACCATAGAGATCTTCCCCAATCCGGCTACCACTGAAATTAGCTTGCGAATTCCTTCGTCAGAACAAATCACCGGCATCCGGATTTTTGATCTGAACGGTGCGGAAGTTATACATCTTACCGTTCAACCGGAAAGAATAAATATCTCCGGACTCGTTCCCGGAGTTTATCTGCTAAAAGCCGAACTGGCTGACGAAACTTTTCAAGGTCGTTTTATTAAACGATAA
- a CDS encoding metal ABC transporter ATP-binding protein, which produces MDPLIKIENLTVAYDKVPVLENVDLEIFENDFLGVIGPNGGGKTTLLKAILGLKKPESGKIHFSKEMSGRKKPIGYLPQVRHIDRKFPITVFDVVLSGGIMQNRQNAKSVAKDKAEALLEEMGVAGIRNKAIGELSGGQMQRVFLCRALLSDPKLLILDEPDTFVDNRFEGELYEKLEKLNEELAILLVSHDVGTITSCVKSIACVNKYLHYHASNVISQEQLANYNCPIQIISHGEIPHTVLKHHHH; this is translated from the coding sequence ATGGATCCGTTAATTAAAATAGAAAATCTGACGGTTGCTTACGATAAGGTACCGGTGCTGGAAAATGTCGATCTCGAAATTTTTGAGAATGATTTTCTGGGAGTTATTGGCCCCAACGGAGGAGGCAAAACAACCCTCTTAAAAGCCATTTTGGGATTGAAGAAACCGGAATCGGGGAAAATTCATTTCTCGAAAGAAATGAGCGGCCGGAAAAAACCAATTGGTTATTTACCACAGGTACGGCATATCGACCGGAAATTCCCGATCACTGTTTTTGATGTGGTACTTTCGGGCGGTATAATGCAAAATCGCCAAAACGCAAAGAGCGTAGCAAAAGATAAAGCCGAAGCATTGCTGGAAGAAATGGGTGTTGCCGGTATTCGAAATAAAGCCATTGGCGAACTGTCGGGCGGGCAAATGCAACGTGTGTTCTTATGCCGTGCCTTGTTAAGCGATCCCAAATTACTTATCCTCGACGAGCCGGATACTTTTGTGGATAACCGTTTTGAAGGCGAGCTTTATGAAAAGTTGGAGAAGCTAAATGAAGAGCTTGCTATTCTTTTGGTTTCGCACGATGTGGGCACTATTACCAGCTGCGTAAAATCTATTGCCTGCGTAAATAAGTACCTGCACTATCATGCAAGTAATGTAATTTCGCAAGAGCAGCTGGCCAATTATAATTGCCCGATTCAAATCATCTCGCATGGCGAAATACCGCATACCGTTTTAAAGCACCATCATCATTAA